The following are from one region of the Prevotella communis genome:
- a CDS encoding crossover junction endodeoxyribonuclease RuvC, translating into MKVLGIDPGKGGGLAVIDSESHEVIDVTAMPETLADISDFVERHKDAQCAYIEIVHSMPKQGVSSTFTFGQFYGYVQMAVACHKIRCIDVLPSKWQTALSVKSKKDESYTQHKTRLKGKAQQLFPKTKVTLKNADALLIAEYGRMKENGSL; encoded by the coding sequence ATGAAAGTGTTAGGTATAGACCCAGGGAAAGGCGGTGGCCTTGCTGTTATTGACAGCGAGAGCCATGAAGTCATTGATGTTACTGCCATGCCTGAGACGCTGGCCGACATCAGCGACTTTGTAGAGCGTCACAAAGATGCTCAGTGCGCCTATATTGAGATAGTCCATTCGATGCCCAAGCAAGGTGTTTCCAGCACCTTCACCTTTGGCCAGTTCTATGGCTATGTTCAGATGGCTGTTGCCTGTCACAAGATACGCTGCATTGACGTGTTGCCGAGCAAGTGGCAGACAGCCCTCAGTGTAAAGTCCAAGAAAGACGAGAGCTATACTCAGCACAAGACCCGCTTGAAGGGTAAGGCCCAGCAGCTCTTCCCTAAGACCAAGGTGACGCTGAAAAATGCCGATGCTCTGTTGATTGCTGAGTATGGGCGCATGAAGGAGAATGGGTCGCTATAG
- a CDS encoding terminase large subunit domain-containing protein: MKQFSGYKTKKGEPILTQEYAQSIRDANDPHQIIAQLGGQENALACPAQIVIFGGKRGGSKSFSELLEALYDIQDRHFRALILRAEKPDLDSLIEDSYNVYAQFGDYNRSDNDKTWNFYSGAKLKFSYYEGEYEKFKKRFQGKQYAYVAIDEITHCEYKKFKYLLTILRNAFHIRPRFWGTCNPDPDSWVAKFIEWWLDEEGYPDPEKDGVIRYCYMPGNDVNEIVWGDSREEVYEMCKDDILKHWKPAYAKYGTPQDLFIFSVAFVEGKLEDNIKLMESNPTYLANLANQDEEQQSRDLDGNWKFRAAGDDLIKMEDMLRFYANSYRNKMLGGDDAELYATADVALQGGDNFVMWLWQGWHIKDVFVCRFDSKTLVETIKAKLLEWGVQEDHFTYDYQGIGQLVQGFFPDAIPFVNQGTPIALTKDEEEGIKKLYKDLKSQCAVLLYKKFRDGELSIDNHLLDMTFDGHGYGKTKLRDILMKERKCIRRTQDSIGKAFKLIPKEDMKKIIGHSPDFFESLLFRMVFTLVKKKHRKAKNTWCI, encoded by the coding sequence ATGAAGCAGTTTTCAGGATATAAAACGAAAAAGGGTGAGCCTATCCTCACGCAAGAGTATGCTCAATCCATCCGCGATGCCAATGACCCGCATCAAATCATTGCGCAACTCGGAGGACAGGAGAATGCGCTCGCCTGTCCTGCGCAAATCGTCATCTTCGGCGGTAAGCGTGGAGGCTCAAAGTCGTTCTCGGAACTGCTCGAAGCGCTCTATGACATTCAAGACCGTCATTTCCGTGCGCTTATCCTACGTGCTGAGAAACCTGACCTCGACTCGCTCATTGAGGACTCCTACAATGTCTATGCTCAGTTCGGCGACTACAACCGCTCGGATAATGATAAGACATGGAACTTCTACTCTGGTGCCAAACTAAAGTTCTCATACTACGAGGGAGAATACGAGAAGTTCAAGAAGCGTTTCCAAGGTAAGCAGTATGCATACGTCGCCATCGACGAGATAACGCATTGCGAATACAAGAAGTTCAAGTATCTGCTCACCATCCTGCGTAACGCTTTCCATATCAGACCACGCTTCTGGGGAACATGTAACCCTGATCCTGATTCATGGGTGGCTAAGTTCATTGAGTGGTGGCTCGACGAAGAGGGCTATCCTGACCCAGAGAAGGATGGTGTCATTCGCTACTGTTACATGCCGGGCAACGACGTGAACGAGATAGTATGGGGTGACTCGCGTGAAGAGGTCTATGAAATGTGCAAGGATGATATTCTTAAGCACTGGAAGCCTGCTTACGCGAAGTATGGAACACCGCAAGACCTTTTCATCTTCTCGGTGGCTTTCGTAGAGGGAAAACTGGAAGACAACATCAAACTGATGGAGTCGAACCCAACATACCTCGCCAACCTCGCCAACCAAGACGAGGAACAGCAGTCGCGTGACCTTGACGGTAACTGGAAGTTCCGTGCCGCTGGCGATGACCTCATAAAGATGGAGGATATGCTTCGCTTCTACGCGAACTCCTACCGTAACAAGATGCTTGGTGGCGATGATGCAGAACTATACGCTACGGCTGACGTGGCCCTGCAAGGTGGTGATAACTTCGTCATGTGGCTATGGCAGGGATGGCATATCAAAGATGTGTTCGTCTGCAGGTTCGACTCCAAGACACTTGTAGAGACCATCAAGGCGAAGCTGCTGGAATGGGGAGTGCAGGAAGACCACTTCACCTACGACTACCAAGGCATCGGCCAGCTCGTTCAGGGATTCTTCCCAGACGCTATACCGTTCGTCAACCAAGGTACGCCTATCGCACTCACCAAAGACGAGGAAGAGGGCATCAAGAAACTCTATAAGGACTTGAAGAGCCAGTGTGCCGTGCTGCTCTATAAGAAGTTCCGCGATGGTGAGTTGTCTATCGACAACCACCTGCTGGATATGACCTTCGACGGACACGGCTACGGAAAGACAAAGCTACGCGACATCCTCATGAAGGAACGTAAGTGCATCAGACGCACTCAGGATTCTATCGGAAAGGCGTTCAAGTTGATACCGAAGGAGGATATGAAGAAAATCATCGGACACTCGCCCGACTTCTTCGAGTCGCTGCTCTTCCGTATGGTCTTCACGCTGGTCAAGAAGAAGCACCGCAAGGCAAAGAACACATGGTGCATCTAA
- a CDS encoding phage portal protein produces the protein MDNILNYKEILVREPFYEVLPTGYKANRTVRRGQKVSEPNDRLHMRILTQADFLRMYYPSGHKIMDPQLYPDIYKQDPETKKWYMQPVFRTAFAFQKIIATKQIVHLVGNDIQFELSGKVEEDMKELRKQQALLTLRQGWLDMNMEYHFYQAVESIKVTGDTAVVAYFDKDGNARCKTLSYLNGDTLYPHRDSLTGDMLLFARKYSDIDEDGTYSSEWVEVWDDKYYYRARRGLNKNKTLQKIKDFFGLGGYEIIEQKEHGFDFCPVAYHRERDGACWLPSQNTIETYEEAVSYFCENNRAFAFPIMYTKGDGVVFNPDQMTGAVKYVEIEDEDGDAGFLNKPDVSAAFNTQLKILYDMIYEQSFGVKPPELKSGDLPGVAIKLLFSPAIELAIHDCLKLQPFLNDLVKFVKYAYGYQENCQATLMGLKVNTWIEPYIHQNDSELMQNLQIGVQNNFISKQTASERATKYAKNDEIKRIIAEDLEKRRLDMQDEIQKQKAQTDNEIRKIRAQNALKGQDVNTGNGSTARTRNTDQWGNRPNENNWKSWNATH, from the coding sequence ATGGATAACATTCTCAACTACAAGGAAATCCTCGTTCGGGAACCGTTCTACGAAGTGCTCCCGACTGGTTACAAGGCGAACCGCACAGTTCGTCGTGGGCAGAAGGTGTCTGAACCTAACGACCGTCTGCACATGCGCATACTGACGCAGGCTGACTTCCTGCGAATGTACTACCCGTCGGGACATAAGATTATGGACCCGCAACTATATCCTGATATATACAAGCAAGACCCAGAGACGAAGAAATGGTATATGCAGCCGGTCTTCCGAACGGCATTCGCATTCCAGAAAATTATCGCAACCAAGCAGATTGTTCACCTCGTCGGCAACGACATACAGTTTGAACTCTCTGGCAAGGTGGAGGAAGACATGAAGGAACTGCGAAAGCAACAGGCATTGCTCACGCTACGGCAGGGATGGCTCGACATGAACATGGAGTACCACTTCTATCAGGCTGTGGAGTCTATCAAGGTGACAGGCGACACGGCTGTTGTGGCTTACTTCGATAAGGATGGTAACGCGCGCTGTAAGACGCTATCTTACCTCAACGGCGATACGCTCTATCCGCATCGTGACTCGCTGACTGGCGACATGCTGCTCTTCGCACGTAAATACTCCGATATCGACGAAGACGGTACATACTCGTCTGAGTGGGTAGAGGTGTGGGATGACAAATACTACTACCGCGCTCGCCGTGGCCTCAACAAGAACAAGACGCTCCAGAAGATTAAGGACTTCTTCGGACTCGGTGGCTACGAGATTATAGAACAGAAGGAGCATGGATTCGACTTCTGTCCTGTGGCTTACCATCGTGAGCGCGATGGTGCCTGCTGGCTTCCTTCTCAGAACACCATCGAGACCTACGAAGAGGCGGTATCGTACTTCTGCGAGAACAACCGCGCTTTCGCATTCCCCATCATGTACACGAAGGGCGACGGCGTGGTGTTCAACCCAGACCAGATGACTGGTGCCGTCAAGTACGTGGAGATAGAGGACGAAGACGGCGATGCTGGATTCCTCAACAAGCCAGATGTCTCAGCGGCTTTCAACACGCAACTGAAGATTCTCTACGACATGATCTACGAGCAGTCGTTTGGAGTGAAGCCGCCTGAACTCAAATCGGGCGACCTACCAGGAGTGGCTATCAAACTGCTCTTCTCGCCTGCAATCGAGCTGGCAATACATGACTGTCTCAAACTGCAGCCGTTCCTCAACGACCTCGTGAAGTTCGTCAAGTATGCCTATGGCTACCAAGAGAACTGTCAGGCTACGCTCATGGGCCTCAAAGTGAACACATGGATTGAGCCGTACATCCATCAGAACGACTCGGAGCTGATGCAGAACCTCCAAATCGGTGTGCAGAATAACTTCATATCGAAGCAGACGGCATCGGAGCGCGCTACGAAGTATGCGAAGAACGACGAAATAAAGCGCATCATTGCGGAAGACCTCGAGAAGCGACGCCTCGACATGCAAGATGAGATTCAGAAGCAGAAGGCTCAGACTGACAACGAAATTCGCAAGATTCGCGCTCAGAACGCACTCAAAGGTCAGGATGTCAATACTGGCAACGGCTCTACGGCACGTACACGCAACACCGACCAATGGGGCAACCGTCCTAACGAGAATAACTGGAAGTCGTGGAATGCCACCCACTAA